Within the Heliangelus exortis chromosome 5, bHelExo1.hap1, whole genome shotgun sequence genome, the region attttcactgagCTGCAGAACCTCAGCACAGCCTCAGGGCCCACTGCCACCCTGCCTCTCCTTTCCACCCACCTCACACCATCACACTTCCATCCACTGGGGATTTAAATGTCACTGGAGTCCCCGCAAGCCCCTCCTTGTGTACAGACACCAAACATCCCTGTCCTGCTCACCCAGGcaccacacacacagccccatcAGATGCTCTCCCACCAACCCACACACATGCAAACCACTCCAAATGGAATCTAGATTTGTAAACTGCTGACCACATCCATAAACAAACTTGTTTAAAATTAGGCTCTTGCAGTAAACAGTGGGTAGtatgaggagcctggggagaGGCTTTCTGCCAACTCTAGCCCTGACCTGCCCTGGCCCTTCCTCTAGAGCCCATGTTATATTTACTTTGGAGCAGCACAAAGACAAGCTGGGATACAGCCTGGAGCCCTGACAAACTTGCTTCTGTTGCAGCTCCATATAGTTTCTCCCCACCTTGGATGAGTTCTTAGCAAGAGACAGAGATGGAAAACTTTTTAGGCTTTGCAAAGTAGTTTTGTGCTCTACATTAGCTCTCACCCTGCTGTTTTACCTGTGCACCAGCTCTAGCTGCTGTTCCCTTGAGAAGAATCTCGTTCCACAGGATGAGTGGCCTCTCATAATCATCCTGATAGAAAGAAGCCAGCAACTTACATGGAAATGGCCATTTGGGCTTGCATAATATCTGATCTGAATATGGAGGAGGCCACGGGGTTGTGCTTATTCCTGTTGCTGTGATGTACAATACAGAGCAGGGCTTGACAGTTTAATCCCTAGAGGATGCTTTCCTGGTTATAGCCCTGAGTTTTAAGTCATTTTTTGTCCTGGtttgttggtttgatttttttttttttcagagttccTGGAAAGTGTGGCAGCCATTTATCAAGATCTCCTGGCTGGAAAGAACCCAAACACTGTGATTGTGCCAACATCATCCTCTGGGCAACATCGGCAGCGGCAGCCCCCAAATGACTGCAGCCCCCTTGATGGGGTAGAGGCATCTCTTTTCTACCAGTGCCTGGAATCCTTGTGTGACAGATCAAAATACAGGTATGAAAGGAGTCCAAAACCCAGATTTGAAGTCTCTAGAACCCCTTTGTAAGGCTGGAGCTGTGAAGAAATACAGGACTTTGAACAAGCTGTAAGTCCCAAATAGACCTCATTTGAGGAAGTGTAAAGGGAGAGTTCATAGCCAAACCAGTTTAACCAAAGGAGAGAAACATGGAACTAATAAATATAGGGTTTGAGCTGATTCTTGAAGGAGTGGGTTTATTTgtgtctctgctttccttctcacTTCTGCATTGGTACTTTTGTCAAGGAGACAGACATCTACCATCATGAGTTAACTAGAGGAAATAAGTGCAGTTGTGCTGTTGAAGCACAGGAAGGGCACACTGCCTTTGTACCTAGACAAGATCACACCACTAGTCTGTAACAGAGCCTTTGATGGAGCTGCTCTCCAGTTACAGATCCCAGGCACATCACCAGCCTTAGTCTAGCAAGGGATGGAGAAATTCGAGGCCTTATTGTATAGCTTTGTCAGACACTTCCTTCATGGTTTCTTGCAGGTAGCAAACACATGCTGTGCTAGGAGATCATGAGTTAAATCCACAAAAAGAATCAGAACAGAAGTTCCACCTACATCCTGCTTTAGATGTCTGAATCCAAACTTGTGATCCACAAAATTATTGGGGAACTAATGTCCAGTACTACAGATACCTAAGCATGAAGATGCcaggttgttttgttgttttaaataacaaaatttcTGCATTCCCTGTATATCCTGAGGGCTTCAGATATTGTGGTAGGTCAGGCTCTGCACAGCACTGTGAAGGGAGCCATTCCCAGCCTTTCACCAGCTCAGCATTCAGCCAGGCTTTGGTAACCACTTTACCTGAGGGATCACCAGCCCACACCCACATCTTCCAGGAGCATCACTATATCACTGACTTCAACACTTCCTCTTCATGaggcagttttatttttcattaaatccTTTAAGGACTATTAGGCAAGAGCAAGAATCACTATGATGACATTGCTTAGAAGCCAGGGGTTAAGGTGAgtgcaggagagaagaaaggggtGTGTCAATTTAGTCCCCACCCAAATAGTGTTTTCTGACATATTTAGGCCATTATTGAAGAGGTTTTCCTGCCCTTTGGATGACTCACATTGATAAAGGGGGGTAACAGTAGAACAGCCCTCATGAAAGTTTACTGTCTGCCAAAAGAAAGGAGTTCCCagttgacttttaaaaaaaatattctaagaCTTGGGATGTGTATGCCTCTGAGTAAATGTAGGCTTTTCTCCCTGCCCCTGGAATGGATACAGGCAGGAGTGCTCCTAGGGATGTAGCCCAGCTCAAACACCTTGGTTAGCAAATGGGTGGCAGATAAAATGCTAAATAAGCAAGCTGGTGGCTGTTTTCATCTGAGTCAAGGCAACTAGGCAGTGTTAGAACAGGCAAAACCATTTGATCTGGgtcttgggaaagaaaaaggttatattttaaaagacaaaatgacCACTTTGTCTCTCTTTTCCTAGCTGTCCACCTTCTGCCCTTGTGAAGGAAATGTTGAGTAGTGCACAGAGGTTGACCTTTTATGGATTCCTTATGGCACTTGCAAAGGATCAGAGGATCAATAGAGCCCTAGGTAAGACTCCTGTGACTGGTACAGCTTTAGATTTTCAGtcattctgcatttctgtggaATTTCCTCTGTAACTATGGCCCAGATTTTACACTGTCAGGAAGAGAGCGAGGGAaagtttttcatctttttgtaGATGGattaaactttaaaaacataatGCAGCACCTTACCATCTGCTTGAAGCTGAGAAGCTTCTTCAAGGATAAAATTAAGTATGAAAATCTGCCCTaagaaaggaatatttttcctaaGACAGTTGATCATTTTAGCAGGACTGGTGTTGACTATAAAGGCTGGGCAGAGGTGGCCAGGAGACAAGGTGTCTTACTGGTGTTGACAGTACTGAACTGGAAACAGTTCAGTAGTGCtgcttttcagtggtgcccagcaagaggacaaggggcaacaggcacaaaTTGGAACACAGGGAGTTCAATTTAGACATGAGAAAAACCTtctgtgctgtgagggtggcaaagcactggcacaggctgcccagagaggttgtggagtcaacttctctggagacattaaaaacctgcctggatgcaacCATGTGCTCTAAGgcatcctgctttggcaggggggttggactagatgatccctggaggtcccttccaactctggttctgtgattctgtgagttgAAGTCCCATGCTATGTTTTAGCCCTTCATCCACAGATTTCAAGTGGCTGCTGATGTCAACAAGAAAATGAGGCAAGAAACAAGAAaactctgctgcctctgtggcTCAAAAGTCTCAAAGCTCAGCCTTTCCAAGCTTTTTGTTACCTTCTCAAGGCAGTGTGATCTTGCTAGTATGCTGTTAATCTATGGCCTGCTGAAAACCTGGTGGTAtcataaaacacaaaacactaCAAATTTCTGTACCTGACTGCTGTGGGAACCAGAGGGATTTCCAAGCAGCATCTCACTGCTCATTTCCATGTTGTGCTGGTCAATATTTTTCTATAGCAAGGCAGCAGTGTTGCACTGAAGAAGGACAGTTTGTCATCCATATGTAATTCAGACTCACAGTTCTGTATTATCCCTAAATGCATTGCTTgtgctcttcctcctcttgcAAAAGGGAAGAGATAGAGCTTTTTGTTTGACCAGACTGTATGCAGGAGGCATGCTTGGATCTGTGGAGTCCCAAATCCTCACCTTCACTCATCTCCACTCTGCAAATCACCCGGCCAGTAAGGGGAGATTTTCTCTGTCTTTGGGTAGTTATCTCCTCTCTTTATTTCTTGAGTATCTGCCCATCCCTGTGTTACAAAGACAAACCTCAGTGAAACCTTGCCAGaggctttgttctttttcacagGTGTGTGCCACAGTCAGGTAGAAGTGTCCCTTTTCCTGGCTGAGCACCTTCTTACAGCAAAACATTGAAgctgctgatgctgctctggggcagggctgcTTACCCAGCAACATGGAGATTGCCCATCAAAGGTGCATGAATACAGCCCTGCAATCCCCTCTGCAAACAGGCTTAGGAAGTGGTGTATTCACTGAGGAAGGTGATGCCTGGATTGCAGcaagcaaaatcttttttttttttcatttttcctttgacCTACGAAATCCACTTCTAGTCAAGtgcaaagaaaagagatgagcagagaaaaaaaagtaaaatcctGCCTACAGCTTCCATTGTGCCATCTACAAAGTGTGTGGGGTTTGGTTCCCATTAATGTGGGCCTGTTCCCTGGCCCTTTGCCAGCCTCCTGCCAAGGCCTCTCACAGAGGAGGGGCAGCAGCCACAAGTCTGACAGGTGCTAGCATCTTGGCAGGGAAAAGAGGATTCTTTTTTCGTGGTGTCTTTTAATCTCTCCTGAAGGGTGATTTCAATAGTCTTTGGTCTGTAGGGGATCACAAGCTCCCCAAAGCCCTTCAGGAAGGGCAGTTCCAGTCAAAAGAGCTTTTGGTCAGGATGCCTGCCTTCTCTCTGGTCTCACAAAGCTGGTAGCCCCTTGAGGAACAAGGGTAGGGATTAGAGCAGCTTGTTCAGGCTGGGGCTGCACTGATGAGTTTGTCAGGCAGGCTGCAACCCACAGCCTAACCCCAGTGTCAATGTTGATTCATGAATCCTTTAAGCATTATTTACTGACTCCCCCAAGTAATTCTTCTGCCCTAGAGACCTCGCTGTGCATTCtgcaaatgcagaaaacaaGTTAAGCTTTAGCTGATATTCTTCTAATTGAGCCCATGGAAGGGAACAGGCTGGGGCACTTCACCAGACCTCCTGGCACTCTGTGGCAGTGCCAGGCTTTCTTCTTCATTTGCAGGAGGGGAAGACCAGAACTGGAAGACGTGGGGGACTCAAGTCTGGTCTAATCTGGCTCTAATCTTTTAGGCACTCACTGCTACATTTTTGATCCCTGCTGGCAGAGTGGCTGTGTGAGGCAGGGgactctccagcctctccttcaACTGCAAGGTGCCAGGGCCAGAAACCACACTTGTGTCCTCCCAGGGAGTACAAAGCCCCTTCCCAAAGATACTGAGTGTAGCATTCAGGCCTCCTGAGAAACAAGAGCACTCCTCACTGTATTGTTGGTACACATTACAAAGTGTATTTTTCCTGGTGTGCAGTGGCACTGTCCAGGCTGTTGATAAGCAATTCCTGTCATCTCTGTGCTGGCTCTGTGATCCCATGACCTCTGGGAATGGAGTTTGTTACAGAATTAGGAAGAAGGGATTTCCCTAAAGCCCCATCTTCCTTTCTGGGCTCCTTCTGAGATGCCAGTGTCCTTTCAGAATGTCAGGGATGATCAACCAGCTGCTTTAGTCCTGAACTACACCCATGTCCTCCATCCTGAATTGGGTTCCAATGGTGAAAAGGAGCATTCTGATCTTATTCTCTGAGGTGGTACCAAATTACTGGCCCAGCAAGCAATGATAGAGCACAGTTCATCATCACTTACTCCTGCAACAGAGTCAATCTGGCTTTCCTGAATTCCCAGGAAAGCAATAGACTTACACCTGTGGAGTATTTTGATCCCCAAGCTCAGTGCAGCACAAGGAATGCAGGGGGCACACAAGGACCTGTCTCCTGGCATCTATAGCACATGCTTCAGGCTGTGGCCCAGAAAACAACACATCTATGGCTTTGTTAGGATCAGGGACCTGTGACTGTGTTGGGCAATAAGCAGAGGCCTGAAGGTGACAGACTGTCATCTCTCTGACAATCTGTACtcattggttttggtttgttacAGGGAATGGAAAGAGCCAATCCTTAGAGTTCTTCAAGTTCTTTGGGAGGTGAGACTACTGAAAGTGCCTCCCATTTAGTCTGAGCATGTGTGAAGGACAAATAATAAACAGACTGCTCTAGAGCTCACTTGAAACCTTCATTTTAGAAGATGCCATTATCTGTCATTATCTGTCCATGACCCTCAACTTCCAGTGTCTGTTTCTCTAATAGGCATAAGGAAGAGTCTGCTCTGCCTTGCAGGACAGATTTTTGGATGCTGCTATAGCTTGATCACTTTTCTTAAGACTGAATAGCCTAACTCTGCtttctcttgcctttcttttcttttttttttttccttttttttttctttttttctttttctttcttttttcttttttttttttttcccaggggcTTTGCCAGATAAAGCAGACTTGTTTCTGGACCCTGCCATGGATCAGGAACTTGAGAAATTGTAAGTGGAGTTTCCTGATGTAGAAGGTAAAGCATTAGATTAAAGGTAGCATGCTAACAAAGGTTTTAGTAAAGTGCTGTCCCTATTCCTTTGCTCTACTATGAAACAGTGGAAGAGCCAACAGAGCAGCCTGAGAAAGGGTGTCTCTCTTTAGGGTGCCTTGGGGTAACTAACAAAATCCTTAGAAAAGGCAAAGTGTGACTTAAAGAAGAATCTAGAGGAAGCAGCAGTCTCTAATGAAcagagaaaatttttttgtatGGTGAAAAATAGGAGTAGTTGTAGGACACAGGTTCAGTGCAGAAGAAAGAACTGCTTAAATGGGAAGAAAGATTCACAGAGTGAGTACAGGAGGTGGGTGTTCCCCCTCTGTGCCATGGACATCTTTCCATCCCTGTTCTCTTTCAGGGTAGCCCAAGTTTCAGGGCTTTCTCTCTCCGGTCCCACCAGCTCCAGTGGGGACACCCCTGCCCGAAACTCACCCAGGATTAACTCTCCCTGGAAACCTCTCCACCAAAGACGAAAAATGGATGCTGAGAGTGAAGGCTCCAATGAAGAGACAGATTCCTCTGAAAACTGAAGCTTGTGGGaagtttttttggaaaaaaggaaCCCGCTGGAGGAACAGCACCTCCTCCCAGAGCATCTGACAGTGGGTTCTGTCCACGTCACccgtgtgtctgtgtgtgtgtctctgccAGTCTCCACTACCAAGCCCACCCATCTCTCTTCCCAGGAAGAACTGtgcttttttccaaattctccaagagctgctctgcagaagctTTTTCCAGCCGCGGTTTTGCTACcctctgctggcagccaggacaAACCAGCAGACACTCTGCCTCCTCTTGGAACTCGCAGTTCAGAAGGTGCTGGAgcactgggggtgctggtgcagGCTGCTTACCAGGGGTGTGTTCAGTAGCAGTGTTCAGCCTTCGCTTAGAgttcaccagcagcagctctgcacttgTGCTCCACTGTAATTATTCCCAGTAAAGCTGCCCCGGCGTATGATCCAAGGTAGAGAAATTCCCAGGAAAGGAGGGCTCTGGTGTTGCCATGCCACCtggctctgcttcctcctccctgtgtCTAAGACTTGCCAAAACAAATACAGCAAACAGCTGAGTTGCAGTGACTACTGGATGGTGCCCTCTGGTTCCTCTGCTATGCTGAGGTTAGGGTTAGGCCTCTCCACATTGAGTGGAATTTTCCACGTTTGTGGAAAAGCAAACTTTTGAGGGGTTGGATGAGAGTCTTTAAAATCCTTGGTCACAGGTGACCTGGCTTGCAAGCATGCAGAGCATCCAGAGGGGTTGGGTGGGCAGAAGCACCAGGGGACAATgaagctctttctttttctttctgtaaataattGGCATTTTTGTAGCATCGTGGTGTAGCCCTTACAGCTACCTTAAGCAGCATCTGATGGGGTTTGTGGTACTGAATGCAGTGTTTAACCCTGACCCAACCCTAACCCAGGCCCTGTGCCTCAGCTCCAGGGGCTGCCTCCTGCCCGGGGACTTTCCCCGTTTTTCTGGGTTCATTGGGAGCCTCCTGTTCATGGAGCTCTGCGGCGTCTGCTGCCGGGAGCTGCCACCCCCGAGCTCCTGGGTGGATTCAACACACACCGGGGCTGCTCTAAGGGTTAATcctgaaactgctgctgaatCCGTGCCGCAGCCCCACctgtggaggtggtggagcgggttggttatttatttatttatttatttatcactTATTTTATTCATAAACGCACTCGCTGACCGCTCTTTCTCTCCCATTCGAGTGACTGAGATAGTCCCGGCGATAAACACGCTGGTGCCTCTGGGGTCTCCTGGGCTGCTCCGGCCCCTCCTCCGGGCCCTGGCCCACGGTACCGGTCGGACCCGACCTCCTCAACACTCGGGCACCCCCGCAGACCTCGCGAAGACCCCTCTGAGGCAGCCCCggctccctgctccccaccccccgCTGCCGCTCCTCGGAGCCGCCGGGCACGGAGCTCTatcccctcctgctgccatccGGGATGGCGAAATATCGGCGATGGAGTaacccttcctcccctcccgCTGAAGAGGAGAGATCCTGGGAGCAGCCCGAGAGGGACACAGCCCCAGGAGGGTGCCGAGGACCGGCCCAACAAGAGCCCCAACCTTGCTTCTTGCGAGTAGAACCACCATGccgccccccacccctccttcttttcttgctcCCCAGCCCACAATGTCACACTCCAAGGCAGATGAGAACATGCTCTTGTTAAAACCAGAATCAGAGAGCAAAGTTGCAGAGCCCTCATACAGTGAGAGTCCTTACACACGGCTGCACTTCGAAGTTCAACTCATGGTAAAGGCAGAGGTTCAGGACTTTGCCCTCGGTCTAAAGCTGGGCAACAAAATAACCACGGATCCACTAAATATCTTTACTGTAGTAGATCCATACCCAGGCCTTTTTTGCTGATGATGTAATTAGAAgctaaaaaaatagtttttgattgactttt harbors:
- the CSTPP1 gene encoding centriolar satellite-associated tubulin polyglutamylase complex regulator 1 isoform X2, whose amino-acid sequence is MEDAVSQLLENREDISQYGIARFFTEYFNSVRQGTHILFREFSFVQATPHNRSSFLRTFWRCFRTVGKNGDLLTAQEYHCLLQLLCPDFPMELTQKAARIVLMDDAMDCLMSFSDFLFAFQIQFYYSEFLESVAAIYQDLLAGKNPNTVIVPTSSSGQHRQRQPPNDCSPLDGVEASLFYQCLESLCDRSKYSCPPSALVKEMLSSAQRLTFYGFLMALAKDQRINRALGALPDKADLFLDPAMDQELEKLVAQVSGLSLSGPTSSSGDTPARNSPRINSPWKPLHQRRKMDAESEGSNEETDSSEN
- the CSTPP1 gene encoding centriolar satellite-associated tubulin polyglutamylase complex regulator 1 isoform X1; translation: MMLSPERLSVPGPEYLAQRHVLTYMEDAVSQLLENREDISQYGIARFFTEYFNSVRQGTHILFREFSFVQATPHNRSSFLRTFWRCFRTVGKNGDLLTAQEYHCLLQLLCPDFPMELTQKAARIVLMDDAMDCLMSFSDFLFAFQIQFYYSEFLESVAAIYQDLLAGKNPNTVIVPTSSSGQHRQRQPPNDCSPLDGVEASLFYQCLESLCDRSKYSCPPSALVKEMLSSAQRLTFYGFLMALAKDQRINRALGALPDKADLFLDPAMDQELEKLVAQVSGLSLSGPTSSSGDTPARNSPRINSPWKPLHQRRKMDAESEGSNEETDSSEN